A genomic segment from Pistricoccus aurantiacus encodes:
- a CDS encoding TetR/AcrR family transcriptional regulator has protein sequence MDKDRIAARLEELFSQQGFATPSVHDIKKASGVSMRTLYRHFPSKETMVIGALDHHHARYLDFLALDTPPRGTDAITELFQRLAQWMESNAPNGCLSMSAFAAFPNNTQVTASVKQHKHDMHRLLATLSGREDLAGELFLLHEGASTAWPTLGEEIIRTAQTAALKLMRRNDDDAA, from the coding sequence ATGGACAAGGATCGGATTGCGGCACGACTGGAGGAGCTTTTCAGCCAACAGGGCTTCGCCACACCCAGCGTGCACGACATCAAGAAGGCGTCCGGGGTCAGCATGAGGACGCTGTATCGCCATTTTCCCTCCAAGGAAACTATGGTCATCGGTGCCTTGGATCATCACCATGCCCGTTATCTCGACTTCCTGGCGTTGGATACCCCACCTCGGGGTACGGACGCTATCACCGAGCTGTTCCAGCGTCTGGCCCAGTGGATGGAAAGCAACGCGCCAAATGGCTGCCTGTCGATGAGCGCCTTCGCCGCCTTTCCGAACAACACACAGGTCACTGCATCGGTGAAACAGCACAAGCACGACATGCACCGATTACTGGCGACTCTAAGCGGTCGCGAGGATCTGGCGGGAGAACTCTTCCTTCTTCACGAAGGGGCCTCGACGGCCTGGCCCACACTGGGTGAGGAAATCATTCGGACAGCACAAACTGCTGCCCTGAAACTGATGAGGAGAAACGACGATGACGCGGCCTGA
- a CDS encoding alcohol dehydrogenase family protein, producing MTRPDTMHGIQLTGHGGPEMLEHRHDIPVPTPGPGEVLIRVAAAGVNNTDINTRLAWYSKGNGESEDASWSGQALQFPRIQGADVCGEIAAVGEGVSAERIGERVLIEPCIRENGGKLLDQPWYFGSECDGGFAEYTTVATRHAYRIDSDMSDVELASFPCSYSTAENMLTRARVVQRERVLVTGASGGVGSATVQLAKARGAHVIAITSAEKAEMLRDLGADEVILRDEALRDAIEADSVDVVVDLVAGEQWPQYLEVLRRGGRYAVSGAIAGPIVELDVRTLYLKDLSLLGCTVLEPEVFGNLMWHIEQGRIVPLVAASLPLEQIGKAQALFQEKRHVGKIVLEVGVSG from the coding sequence ATGACGCGGCCTGACACGATGCACGGCATCCAGCTCACCGGGCATGGTGGCCCGGAAATGCTTGAACACCGACACGATATTCCCGTGCCTACCCCCGGGCCCGGTGAGGTGTTGATTCGGGTGGCCGCCGCCGGCGTCAACAATACGGATATCAATACCCGTCTCGCCTGGTATTCGAAAGGCAACGGGGAGAGCGAGGATGCCAGCTGGTCGGGCCAGGCGCTCCAGTTTCCGCGCATTCAGGGCGCCGATGTCTGTGGCGAGATTGCCGCGGTCGGCGAGGGGGTGAGTGCCGAAAGGATTGGCGAGCGAGTACTGATCGAGCCCTGCATCAGGGAAAACGGCGGCAAGCTTCTGGATCAGCCCTGGTACTTTGGCTCGGAGTGCGACGGCGGTTTCGCGGAGTACACGACAGTGGCCACACGGCATGCCTATCGCATCGACAGTGACATGAGCGATGTCGAACTCGCCTCCTTCCCCTGCTCCTACTCCACTGCCGAGAACATGCTGACGCGCGCCAGGGTCGTTCAAAGGGAGCGGGTCTTGGTCACTGGCGCCTCCGGCGGGGTTGGCTCGGCCACTGTCCAGCTGGCCAAGGCACGGGGTGCGCATGTCATCGCCATCACAAGCGCCGAGAAGGCCGAGATGCTTCGCGACTTGGGCGCCGACGAAGTAATACTGCGCGACGAAGCATTGCGGGATGCCATCGAGGCCGATAGCGTCGATGTCGTGGTGGATCTCGTCGCCGGCGAGCAGTGGCCGCAGTACCTGGAGGTGCTGCGCCGCGGAGGGCGCTATGCCGTGTCCGGCGCGATTGCCGGCCCCATCGTCGAGCTGGATGTCAGGACCCTCTACCTCAAGGATCTGAGCCTGTTGGGCTGCACGGTGCTGGAGCCCGAAGTCTTCGGCAACCTGATGTGGCACATCGAACAGGGCAGAATCGTCCCCTTGGTCGCTGCCTCCCTACCCCTCGAGCAGATTGGCAAGGCACAGGCCCTTTTCCAGGAAAAGCGCCATGTCGGCAAGATCGTGCTCGAAGTCGGTGTATCAGGGTAA